From one Takifugu rubripes chromosome 14, fTakRub1.2, whole genome shotgun sequence genomic stretch:
- the gria2b gene encoding glutamate receptor 2b isoform X4 — translation MEKIVNLSLSLLLVLWGCALGGSPSVQIGGLFPRGADQEYSAFRIGMVQFGTSEFRLTPHIDNLEVANSFAVTNCFCSQFSRGVYAIFGFYDKKSVNTITSFCGTLHVSFITPSFPLDGNQQFIIQMRPDIKGPLLSLIEYYKWDKFAYLYDSDRGLTTLQVVLDTAAERKWQVTAINVGNLKDERKDEAYRSLFQDLENKKERRVILDCEQDKVKDIMEQVITIGRHVKGYHYIIANLGFIDGDLSKIQYGGANVSGFQIVDFDDPLVSKFDQRWEALEEKEYPGADSKIRYTSALTYDAVQVMTEAFRYLHKQRIDFTRRANNGDCLANPAVPWAQGVEIERALKQVRVEGLTGNIQFDQHGKRVNYSVNIMELKTNGPVKIGYWNEVDKMAVTKSDVFANDTTGMENKTVIVTTILEAPYVMLKKNADLFVDNERYEGYCVDLAAEIAKHCGFKYQLKIVGDGKYGARDAETKIWNGMVGELVYGKADIAVAPLTITLVREEVIDFSKPFMSLGISIMIKKPQKSKPGVFSFLDPLAYEIWMCIVFAYIGVSVVLFLVSRFSPYEWHTEEYEDGQIQTNESTNEFGIFNSLWFSLGAFMRQGCDISPRSLSGRIVGGVWWFFTLIIISSYTANLAAFLTVERMVSPIESAEDLAKQTEIAYGTLDSGSTKEFFRRSKIALFDKMWSYMRSAEPSVFVKTTAEGVQRVRKSKGKYAYLLESTMNEYIEQRKPCDTMKVGGNLDSKGYGIATPKGSPLRTPVNLAVLKLSEQGVLDKLKNKWWYDKGECGAKDSGSKEKTSALSLSNVAGVFYILVGGLGLAMLVALIEFCYKSRAEAKRMKVAKNAQNINPTSSQNSQNFATYKEGYNVYGIESVKI, via the exons TCTGTTCGCAGTTCTCCAGAGGAGTTTACGCCATCTTTGGATTCTACGACAAGAAATCCGTGAACACCATCACGTCCTTTTGCGGCACGCTCCACGTGTCTTTCATCACGCCCAGTTTCCCTCTGGACGGGAATCAGCAGTTTATCATCCAGATGAGACCCGATATCAAGGGACCCCTCCTCAGCCTAATTGAGTACTACAAGTGGGACAAGTTCGCCTATCTGTACGACAGTGACCGAG GCCTGACGACACTGCAGGTTGTTCtggacacagcagcagagaggaagtggcAGGTGACGGCCATCAACGTGGGGAACCTGAAAGACGAGAGGAAGGACGAAGCATACCGCTCTCTGTTCCAGGATCTGGAGAacaagaaggagaggagggtgatCCTGGACTGTGAACAGGACAAAGTCAAAGACATCATGGAgcag GTCATCACCATTGGCCGGCACGTTAAAGGCTACCACTACATAATTGCCAACCTG GGGTTTATTGATGGCGACCTTTCCAAGATCCAGTATGGCGGTGCCAACGTGTCAGGATTTCAGATTGTGGACTTTGACGACCCATTGGTGTCTAAATTTGACCAGCGATGGGAGGCCCTGGAGGAAAAGGAGTATCCTGGTGCAGACAGCAAAATTAGA TACACTTCAGCTCTGACCTACGATGCAGTGCAGGTGATGACAGAGGCCTTCCGCTACTTGCACAAACAGCGCATCGACTTCACCAGGAGGGCAAACAACGGCGACTGCCTCGCCAATCCAGCAGTTCCCTGGGCTCAGGGAGTGGAGATCGAGCGAGCGCTGAAACAG GTCCGCGTGGAAGGTCTGACAGGAAATATTCAGTTCGATCAACATGGTAAACGAGTAAACTACTCTGTGAATATCATGGAATTAAAGACTAATGGTCCGGTGAAG ATCGGATACTGGAATGAAGTTGACAAAATGGCCGTCACCAAATCTGATGTCTTTGCAAATGATACAACTGggatggaaaataaaacagtCATTGTCACCACCATCTTG GAAGCTCCATATGTCATgctgaaaaaaaatgctgaccTCTTTGTGGACAACGAGCGCTATGAGGGTTACTGCGTGGATCTGGCTGCAGAGATAGCAAAGCACTGCGGATTTAAATATCAACTAAAAATAGTAGGAGATGGGAAATATGGTGCCAGGGATGCAGAGACCAAAATCTGGAATGGGATGGTTGGAGAATTAGTATACGGG AAAGCAGACATTGCAGTCGCTCCTCTGACCATCACTTTAGTACGAGAGGAAGTGATCGACTTCTCCAAACCCTTCATGTCTCTGGGGATATCCATCATGATAAAGAAGCCtcagaagtcaaaaccaggtgtcttctccttcctggaCCCATTAGCCTATGAGATCTGGATGTGTATCGTGTTTGCCTACATTGGGGTCAGCGTGGTGCTGTTCCTGGTCAGCCGTTTCAGTCCCTATGAGTGGCACACTGAGGAATACGAAGACGGACAAATTCAGACCAATGAGTCGACCAATGAATTTGGAATATTTAACAGTCTGTGGTTCTCTCTCGGAGCCTTTATGAGACAAGGCTGTGACATCTCACCAAG ATCTCTCTCTGGGCGCATTGTTGGTGGTGTGTGGTGGTTCTTTACTTTGATCATCATCTCTTCCTACACTGCAAACTTGGCTGCTTTCCTGACTGTTGAGAGAATGGTTTCTCCCATTGAGAGTGCTGAGGACCTTGCTAAACAGACAGAGATTGCATATGGGACACTAGACTCTGGCTCAACAAAAGAATTTTttagg CGCTCAAAAATTGCCCTCTTTGACAAAATGTGGTCCTACATGCGCAGTGCAGAGCCCTCTGTGTTTGTAAAAACCACTGCCGAAGGGGTTCAGAGAGTCCGCAAGTCCAAGGGAAAGTATGCCTACCTGTTGGAATCCACCATGAACGAGTACATTGAACAGCGAAAACCCTGTGATACCATGAAGGTGGGAGGCAACCTGGACTCCAAAGGCTACGGGATCGCCACGCCAAAAGGATCCCCATTAAG AACGCCAGTAAACCTTGCAGTATTGAAACTCAGTGAGCAAGGCGTCTTAGACaagctgaaaaacaaatggTGGTACGATAAGGGTGAATGTGGAGCCAAGGACTCTGGAAGTAAG GAGAAGACGAGTGCCCTCAGCCTGAGCAACGTGGCTGGGGTCTTCTACATTCTGGTCGGAGGACTCGGTTTGGCCATGCTGGTGGCTTTGATTGAGTTCTGTTACAAGTCCCGAGCCGAGGCCAAACGAATGAAGGTGGCAAAGAATGCACAGAATATTAACCCAACTTCCTCGCAGAATTCACAGAATTTTGCCACTTATAAGGAAGGTTACAACGTATATGGGATCGAAAGTGTAAAAATTTAG